From Drosophila virilis strain 15010-1051.87 chromosome X, Dvir_AGI_RSII-ME, whole genome shotgun sequence, the proteins below share one genomic window:
- the LOC138911367 gene encoding eukaryotic translation initiation factor 2-alpha kinase 2-like codes for MHHDQATLYNNSAALYNNSPALYNNSATLHNNSASLYNNSASLYNNAATLYHNKATLYHNKATLYHNKATLYHNKATLYYNKATLYKNATLYNNAATLYHNATLYNNDTLSHNNSTQQ; via the coding sequence ATGCACCACGACCAAGCCACCCTGTACAACAACTCCGCCGCCTTGTACAACAACTCCCCCGCCTTGTACAACAACTCCGCCACCCTGCACAACAACTCCGCCTCCCTGTACAACAACTCCGCCTCCCTGTACAACAACGCCGCCACCCTGTACCACAACAAGGCCACCCTGTACCACAACAAGGCCACCCTGTATCACAACAAGGCCACCCTGTATCACAACAAGGCCACCCTGTACTACAACAAGGCCACCCTGTACAAGAACGCCACCTTGTACAACAACGCCGCCACCCTGTACCACAACGCCACCTTGTACAACAACGACACCCTGTCCCACAACAATTCCACCCAACAgtga